From a single Dehalococcoidia bacterium genomic region:
- a CDS encoding S8 family serine peptidase has protein sequence MRIPSATLLLLAIAFFLADGAATASAEAPPQQRMEALLRTVDPPQPPPKLESSLYRLTQAAGTDALAMPQALPGGHQVQVEVEASPGKEPEARGAIELLGGEVQASYGRLMQALMPAAALTELAQDSAVVAVRRPLRLRPQAIVSEGASLLGSGDWQRAGFSGRGARVGIVDTFGGYQQLLGNELPADVVFRDFTSPRPPDPCDSPLLDRHGTAVAEIVADVAPGARLFLAQADTSIELAQAVDWLLGQGVQVVNFSAGFPGARPYGTTGSSFDIFVDSVDRAASAGVLWVNSAGNSADSHWAGAWSDVDGDGLLDFSHGDDTNDLVLSSNSASCVTLILLWDDTWGGACQDYALLVGYFDSVGQPRVIASDDRQDCSGGAVPREVVDIASVTTLDRRLYIAVRKRPEAQPRRLRLLLLGPGSLQYLEPAGSVLPPADRPTTLTVGAVPVGSPSVIENFSSQGPTWDGRVKPDLVAPDRVSTVSYGPGGFAGTSASAPHVAGAAALLVEANPGWSAPQLRQFLESQAVDLGPPGKDNVFGSGRLRMGQPPSAGPPATPSFLSLAPQDGESARLTWQPPQRVASYRLCASLDADFTAAVSCREVSASEAPGSLAVGVPWWDMGVVYYQLQACNASGCSQPVPAGAVGRRIWPGGADWNFYVTAIGVFGRARVAAWNASPVSGKVSDLALWSGVAYFGGQMVHVCSGVPPGRGCGPIDMDAASGLVSASQAFPPFGAVAIALRVR, from the coding sequence GTGAGGATACCGTCCGCGACGCTCCTGCTGCTGGCCATCGCCTTCTTCCTGGCCGACGGGGCCGCTACGGCCAGCGCGGAGGCCCCGCCTCAGCAGCGGATGGAGGCCCTCCTCAGGACGGTCGACCCTCCTCAGCCTCCCCCCAAACTCGAGTCCTCTCTCTATCGCCTCACGCAGGCAGCCGGCACCGATGCCCTGGCCATGCCTCAGGCGCTCCCAGGGGGCCACCAGGTACAGGTGGAGGTAGAGGCCAGTCCCGGCAAAGAGCCTGAAGCGCGAGGGGCCATCGAACTGCTGGGAGGCGAAGTCCAGGCCAGCTACGGCCGCCTGATGCAGGCGCTAATGCCGGCTGCCGCCCTTACAGAACTGGCCCAGGATTCAGCGGTAGTGGCCGTGCGACGCCCGCTGCGCCTTCGGCCCCAGGCCATCGTTTCCGAGGGCGCTTCCCTCCTGGGCAGCGGCGATTGGCAGCGGGCCGGCTTCAGCGGACGCGGCGCCAGGGTCGGCATCGTCGACACCTTCGGTGGGTACCAGCAGCTCCTGGGCAACGAGCTGCCGGCCGACGTCGTCTTCCGTGACTTCACCAGCCCACGCCCGCCCGACCCCTGCGACTCCCCCCTCCTGGACCGCCATGGCACGGCCGTGGCCGAGATCGTGGCCGACGTGGCACCCGGCGCACGGCTCTTCCTGGCCCAGGCCGATACCAGCATCGAGCTGGCCCAGGCGGTGGACTGGCTCCTAGGGCAGGGGGTGCAGGTGGTCAACTTCTCGGCCGGCTTCCCCGGCGCCCGTCCCTACGGGACGACGGGCAGCTCCTTCGATATCTTCGTCGATTCGGTGGACCGGGCAGCCAGCGCAGGCGTCCTCTGGGTCAATTCGGCCGGCAATTCGGCCGACTCCCACTGGGCAGGCGCCTGGAGCGATGTGGACGGCGACGGGCTTCTGGACTTCTCTCACGGCGACGACACCAACGACCTGGTGCTGTCTTCCAACAGCGCCTCCTGCGTGACGCTGATACTGCTCTGGGACGACACCTGGGGAGGGGCCTGCCAGGACTACGCCCTGCTGGTGGGCTACTTCGATTCCGTCGGACAACCTCGGGTCATCGCCTCCGATGACCGCCAGGACTGTTCGGGCGGGGCCGTCCCCAGGGAAGTGGTGGATATCGCCTCCGTCACCACCTTGGACCGACGCCTCTACATCGCCGTGCGGAAGCGACCCGAGGCGCAACCGAGGCGCCTGCGGTTGCTGCTCCTGGGCCCGGGCAGCCTGCAGTACCTCGAGCCGGCAGGCAGTGTCCTGCCTCCCGCCGACCGTCCTACGACCCTGACAGTAGGGGCTGTGCCCGTGGGCAGCCCCAGCGTCATCGAGAACTTCAGCTCCCAGGGGCCGACGTGGGACGGCCGGGTCAAGCCCGACCTGGTGGCACCCGACCGCGTCTCCACCGTCTCCTACGGGCCCGGCGGGTTCGCCGGCACTTCGGCCTCGGCGCCGCACGTGGCCGGCGCCGCCGCCCTGCTCGTGGAGGCCAACCCTGGCTGGTCGGCGCCTCAGTTGCGGCAGTTCCTGGAGTCCCAGGCCGTGGACCTGGGGCCGCCCGGCAAGGACAACGTCTTCGGTTCTGGCAGGCTACGGATGGGGCAACCGCCCTCGGCAGGGCCGCCGGCAACGCCGTCCTTCCTCTCCCTCGCGCCCCAGGACGGCGAGAGCGCCCGCCTGACCTGGCAGCCGCCCCAACGGGTGGCCTCCTATCGCCTCTGCGCCAGCCTGGACGCGGATTTCACCGCAGCAGTGTCATGCCGCGAGGTGTCTGCCTCCGAGGCGCCTGGCAGCCTGGCTGTAGGGGTCCCCTGGTGGGACATGGGCGTGGTCTATTACCAGCTGCAGGCATGCAACGCTTCCGGCTGCTCCCAGCCGGTGCCCGCCGGGGCTGTGGGCCGTCGCATCTGGCCCGGCGGCGCTGACTGGAACTTCTATGTGACGGCCATCGGAGTCTTCGGCCGGGCGCGCGTAGCAGCCTGGAACGCCAGCCCGGTCTCAGGCAAGGTCTCGGACCTGGCCCTGTGGTCGGGGGTGGCATACTTCGGCGGCCAGATGGTGCATGTCTGTTCGGGCGTCCCGCCCGGGCGAGGGTGCGGCCCCATCGATATGGACGCCGCTTCAGGCCTGGTATCGGCCAGCCAGGCCTTCCCGCCCTTCGGGGCCGTCGCCATCGCCCTGCGCGTCCGCTGA